From a region of the Sesamum indicum cultivar Zhongzhi No. 13 linkage group LG3, S_indicum_v1.0, whole genome shotgun sequence genome:
- the LOC105158808 gene encoding 60S ribosomal protein L5-like has translation MAFVKAQKSKAYFKRYQVKYKRRREGKTDYRARIRLINQDKNKYNTPKYRFVVRFTNKDIVAQIVSASITGDMVLAAAYAHELPHYGLEVGLSNYAAAYCTGLLLARRVLKKLEMDDEYQGNLEATGEDYSVEPAESRRPFRALLDVGLIRTTTGNRVFGALKGALDGGLDIPHSDKRFAGFSKDSKQLDAEVHRKYIYGGHVASYMTTLMEDEPEKYQSHFGLYVKKGLEPDNLEELYKKVHAAIRADPTAKKSEKQPPKEHKRYNLKKLTYEERKAKLIERLNALNAAAGADEDDDEDDE, from the exons ATG GCCTTCGTCAAAGCACAAAAGTCAAAGGCATACTTTAAGCGATACCAGGTCAAATATAAGAGAAGGAGAG AGGGGAAAACGGATTACAGGGCTAGGATTCGTCTAATCAACCAGGACAAGAACAAGTACAATACTCCCAAGTACCGGTTCGTCGTGCGATTT ACGAATAAAGATATTGTTGCACAAATAGTGTCCGCTAGTATCACTGGAGATATGGTTCTGGCTGCAGCATATGCCCATGAGTTGCCTCACTATGGACTTGAAGTTGGTCTTTCAAATTATGCTGCAG CTTATTGTACTGGGCTGCTTCTGGCTCGCCGTGTCCTGAAAAAGCTTGAGATGGATGATGAGTACCAAGGCAACCTGGAG GCTACTGGAGAGGATTATTCTGTTGAACCGGCAGAGAGCCGAAGGCCATTCCGTGCACTACTTGATGTTGGCCTAATTAGAACAACTACTGGGAATCGTGTTTTTGGTGCTCTGAAG GGTGCACTGGACGGTGGATTAGATATTCCTCACAGTGACAAGAGGTTTGCTGGATTTTCTAAGGATTCTAAGCAGCTTGATGCAGAGGTTCACAGGAAGTACATTTATGGTGGTCATGTTGCATCATATATGACG ACCTTGATGGAAGATGAACCAGAGAAGTATCAATCACATTTCGGTTTATATGTCAAGAAAGGACTTGAGCCAGACAACCTTGAGGAACTCTACAAGAAAGTTCATGCAGCCATTCGTGCTGATCCAACTGCTAAGAAATCTGAGAAACAGCCACCAAAAGAACACAAGAG GTACAACTTGAAGAAGCTCACATACGAGGAAAGAAAGGCTAAATTGATCGAACGCCTAAATGCTCTCAATGCTGCTGCTGGGgctgatgaagatgatgatgaggatgacGAGTGA